In the Rhizobium sp. BT03 genome, one interval contains:
- a CDS encoding flagellar biosynthetic protein FliQ, with product MGEDQVAAEIGMSVMATFALAGPILGLAALLGLIIAIFQAATQIQEQTIAQIVKIFVISITLLLFGRVLATPLIEHSVHILNDFPTMVQ from the coding sequence ATGGGTGAAGACCAGGTCGCAGCCGAAATCGGCATGTCCGTCATGGCGACCTTCGCCTTGGCCGGCCCCATTCTGGGCTTGGCCGCGCTTCTCGGGCTGATCATCGCCATTTTCCAGGCTGCAACGCAAATCCAGGAACAGACCATCGCGCAGATCGTCAAGATTTTCGTGATCTCCATCACCCTGCTGCTGTTCGGCCGGGTGCTGGCAACGCCGCTGATCGAACATTCCGTTCATATCCTGAACGACTTCCCGACCATGGTTCAGTGA
- the sctQ gene encoding type III secretion system cytoplasmic ring protein SctQ: MNIAAPAWPRSSMAGSFFSRSGTTMRAAWQIPVREQTLSVRPLSPDIAAARIADPVGILCRIGEREQMLIASAGALRLLAERLEPLLLWEKLSPHEQAAVVEHQFVEAFEAIENKIGISLSLLQIGAEPQPDSSGNFGFEIGWSGMSLPLSGRFDETFLAGLVGWASRLPRRTLNALTTAVNIRRGYAVLSLGEIKSLRLGDGIVIDGGAAETVVAITGERYLATCMRSDKGAVLTEPLLSTPTGPMRHFMTNETVDQELQGEPRPSPVDSIPIKLVFDAGRLELPLRTLETIGEGYVFNLDRPLSDAVDIIAQGRIIGRGEIISVDGLSAVRVTALHD; the protein is encoded by the coding sequence ATGAATATCGCCGCGCCCGCATGGCCCCGCTCATCGATGGCCGGGAGCTTCTTTTCCCGTTCCGGCACGACGATGCGCGCCGCCTGGCAAATTCCGGTCCGGGAGCAGACGCTTTCCGTTCGCCCGCTGTCCCCCGATATCGCAGCCGCGCGGATTGCCGATCCAGTCGGCATTCTCTGCCGCATCGGCGAACGGGAGCAGATGCTGATTGCGTCGGCCGGCGCATTGCGGTTGCTGGCCGAAAGGCTTGAACCGCTGCTCCTCTGGGAAAAACTGTCGCCGCATGAACAGGCGGCGGTGGTCGAACATCAGTTCGTCGAGGCCTTCGAGGCAATCGAGAACAAGATCGGCATCAGCCTGTCGCTGCTGCAGATCGGTGCAGAGCCGCAGCCGGATTCCAGCGGCAATTTCGGCTTCGAAATCGGCTGGAGCGGCATGAGCCTGCCCTTGAGCGGCCGTTTCGATGAAACCTTCCTTGCCGGCCTCGTCGGCTGGGCAAGCCGCCTGCCGCGCCGCACGCTCAATGCCCTGACGACGGCGGTCAACATCCGGCGCGGTTATGCCGTGCTGTCGCTCGGTGAGATCAAATCCCTGCGATTGGGGGACGGCATCGTCATCGATGGGGGGGCAGCGGAGACCGTGGTCGCGATCACCGGTGAACGTTACCTTGCAACCTGCATGCGCTCGGACAAAGGCGCGGTCCTCACCGAGCCGCTCCTGTCGACGCCAACCGGACCAATGAGGCATTTCATGACGAATGAAACCGTCGATCAGGAATTGCAGGGCGAGCCGCGTCCGTCGCCTGTCGACAGCATCCCGATCAAGCTGGTCTTCGATGCAGGACGGCTGGAACTGCCGCTGCGCACACTCGAGACGATCGGCGAAGGCTATGTGTTCAACCTCGACAGGCCATTATCGGACGCCGTCGATATCATCGCCCAGGGCCGCATTATCGGACGAGGCGAAATCATTTCCGTGGATGGGTTGAGCGCCGTTCGCGTCACGGCGCTGCACGACTGA
- a CDS encoding FliI/YscN family ATPase gives MADALLRMERTLEQTDVRRQSGRVTSVSGLLVRALIPSVRIGELCELHEPGRGRIGLADVVGIDGETALLSLHGETRGISQRTEIVPTGREPAISVGNFLLGAIVDAHGNVLRPSANPAGEDARFLQPLYGQPVNPLSRRPIRQPFTSGIAALDGLLTCGQGQRIGIFGAPGAGKSTLVSQIVANNKADVIVCALVGERGREVGEFVAGNMPEGVPSNVTLVVATSDRPALERFKAVMTATAIAEYFREQGKHVLLVIDSVTRMARALREVGLAAGEPPVRRGFPPSVFAVLPQIFERAGNSANGMMTAFYTVLVEGEEQDDPIAEETRSLLDGHIVLSDKIAKAGNFPAIDVLASRSRTMSAVVSESHRQAADRLRALLALYDEVELLIRVGEYRQGRDAAVDEAVAKHGLIQRFLFDGQGKPQPFGAIVEALEELVR, from the coding sequence ATGGCTGACGCATTGCTTCGCATGGAGCGGACGCTCGAACAGACGGACGTGCGACGGCAGAGCGGCCGCGTGACGAGTGTTTCGGGCCTGCTGGTGCGGGCGCTCATCCCCTCGGTTCGGATCGGCGAGCTCTGCGAACTGCATGAGCCGGGCAGGGGCCGCATCGGCCTCGCCGATGTCGTCGGTATCGACGGCGAGACGGCACTTCTCTCGCTTCACGGCGAAACCCGCGGCATCTCCCAGCGCACGGAAATCGTCCCGACCGGCCGGGAGCCGGCGATCTCTGTCGGCAACTTCCTGCTCGGCGCGATCGTCGATGCGCACGGCAACGTCCTGCGTCCCTCCGCCAATCCGGCCGGCGAGGACGCGCGTTTCCTGCAGCCGCTCTACGGCCAGCCGGTCAACCCCTTGTCGCGCCGTCCCATCCGCCAGCCGTTCACCTCGGGAATTGCCGCCCTGGACGGATTGCTGACCTGCGGGCAGGGCCAGCGCATCGGTATTTTCGGCGCGCCTGGCGCCGGCAAGTCGACGCTGGTGTCCCAGATCGTCGCCAACAACAAGGCCGATGTGATCGTCTGCGCCCTGGTGGGCGAACGCGGACGCGAGGTCGGCGAATTCGTTGCCGGCAACATGCCGGAAGGCGTCCCCTCGAATGTGACGCTGGTTGTCGCCACATCCGACCGCCCGGCGCTGGAGCGGTTCAAGGCGGTGATGACGGCAACGGCGATCGCCGAATATTTTCGCGAGCAGGGAAAACACGTGCTGCTCGTCATCGACAGCGTCACCCGCATGGCCCGCGCCTTGCGCGAAGTGGGGCTTGCCGCCGGCGAACCGCCGGTGCGGCGCGGCTTTCCGCCTTCCGTATTCGCCGTCCTGCCGCAAATCTTCGAGCGTGCCGGCAACAGCGCAAACGGCATGATGACGGCTTTCTATACGGTGCTCGTCGAAGGCGAAGAGCAAGACGATCCGATTGCCGAAGAAACCAGATCGCTGCTGGACGGCCATATCGTGCTCTCCGACAAGATTGCCAAGGCAGGCAATTTTCCGGCGATCGATGTGCTGGCCAGCCGAAGCCGGACGATGAGCGCAGTGGTGAGCGAGAGCCATCGCCAGGCAGCCGACAGGCTGCGCGCCCTGCTTGCCCTCTATGACGAGGTGGAACTGCTGATCCGCGTCGGCGAATATCGCCAGGGGCGCGACGCCGCCGTCGACGAGGCCGTCGCCAAACACGGGCTCATCCAGCGCTTCCTGTTTGACGGCCAGGGCAAGCCGCAGCCGTTCGGCGCGATCGTCGAAGCGCTCGAGGAGCTTGTCCGATGA
- a CDS encoding flagellar biosynthesis protein FlhA produces the protein MKVRSSAIAMLAQRTDMLLAVFFASVVTMLVLPLPKIVLDVLIAFNLSFAFVVLITTTYLKSVLEISTFPAVILIGTLFRLALTISSTRLVLADADAGEIIMAFGDFVVAGNVVVGLIIFLIVALVQFIVVTKGAERIAEVGARFTLDAMPGKQLAIDSDLRNGHISTEAAQKRRSRLEQESQFFGAMDGAMRFVKGDAVAGLVIVAVNLIGGLAIGIFQKGLSFAEAAHLYTLLSIGDGLVSQIPSILMAVSAGIVVTRVSDDGNGSLGSDIGRELFREPRALAIAAALTICAGFVPGFPTGVLGAIGLCLAGLAFMVHRRRAGPAAAGSANAVESANSYPLDRTKYGDPVIATVTVETLARLEAMRLGEMLDGRIRMAARAVGVSVTVPTFNADPRMAEDLIHLQVENVPAGLVSCGPERTAEQIADDIVRIVRRHIGALFSIDDAAQWLGSLEPRLGKLAIDVATQVPLMLTVAVVRRMLDSGVTLSQPRGLLEVMLHAGTDHAPDALAEMARAALVKQIAFGLLDRRGLLPALVLPAEWNHFIRSYDAAGATEKIEIAERLRLLAEKARQALEDANERGYDPVIIVPGEWRLLTQTLMIHHNCRIPVLAAEEIDRDITIETIGEIGQIRNAAGSKQRPG, from the coding sequence ATGAAGGTAAGGTCATCCGCCATCGCCATGCTTGCGCAGCGCACCGATATGCTGCTTGCGGTTTTTTTCGCCTCCGTCGTGACGATGCTGGTGCTGCCGCTTCCGAAAATCGTTCTGGACGTGCTGATCGCTTTCAATCTCTCCTTCGCTTTCGTGGTGCTGATCACCACGACCTATCTGAAGAGCGTCCTCGAAATTTCGACCTTTCCCGCGGTCATTCTGATCGGCACGCTGTTCCGCCTGGCCTTGACGATTTCCTCGACCCGGCTCGTGCTGGCGGACGCCGATGCCGGCGAGATCATCATGGCCTTCGGCGATTTCGTCGTTGCGGGAAATGTCGTCGTCGGGCTGATCATTTTCCTGATCGTGGCGCTGGTGCAGTTCATCGTGGTGACGAAGGGCGCCGAGCGCATCGCCGAGGTCGGCGCGCGTTTCACGCTCGACGCCATGCCGGGCAAGCAGCTCGCCATCGACAGCGACCTGCGCAACGGCCATATCAGCACGGAAGCCGCGCAGAAGCGCCGGTCGCGTCTCGAACAGGAGAGCCAGTTCTTCGGCGCGATGGACGGCGCCATGCGCTTCGTCAAGGGCGATGCGGTCGCAGGATTGGTGATCGTCGCCGTCAATCTCATCGGCGGCCTGGCGATCGGTATCTTCCAGAAGGGCCTGAGCTTTGCCGAGGCGGCCCATCTCTATACGCTGTTGTCGATCGGCGACGGTCTGGTGTCGCAGATTCCGTCCATTCTGATGGCAGTCTCGGCCGGTATCGTCGTGACCCGCGTGTCCGACGACGGCAACGGCAGTCTCGGCAGCGATATCGGCCGTGAACTCTTTCGGGAGCCCCGTGCATTGGCGATTGCGGCGGCGCTGACGATCTGCGCGGGCTTCGTCCCGGGATTTCCCACAGGCGTGCTCGGCGCGATCGGCCTGTGTCTGGCGGGCCTTGCCTTCATGGTGCATCGCCGGCGCGCCGGCCCAGCCGCGGCCGGATCGGCGAATGCCGTGGAAAGCGCCAATTCCTATCCGCTCGACAGGACGAAATACGGCGATCCCGTCATCGCCACCGTCACGGTGGAAACGCTGGCGCGGCTTGAGGCGATGCGACTCGGCGAAATGCTGGACGGGCGGATCCGCATGGCGGCGCGCGCCGTCGGCGTCTCCGTGACGGTGCCCACGTTCAACGCCGATCCCCGCATGGCCGAGGATCTGATCCATCTTCAGGTCGAAAACGTGCCCGCCGGTCTGGTCAGCTGCGGTCCCGAACGGACGGCCGAACAGATTGCCGACGACATCGTGCGCATCGTCCGCCGCCATATCGGCGCCCTGTTCAGCATCGACGACGCGGCACAATGGCTGGGCAGCCTCGAACCGCGTCTCGGCAAACTGGCGATCGACGTCGCCACCCAGGTGCCGCTGATGCTGACGGTCGCGGTCGTCAGACGCATGCTGGATTCCGGCGTGACGCTTTCCCAGCCGCGCGGACTGCTGGAAGTGATGCTGCACGCCGGCACCGATCACGCGCCGGATGCCCTGGCCGAAATGGCGCGCGCCGCGCTGGTCAAGCAGATCGCCTTCGGGCTTCTCGACCGGCGCGGATTGCTGCCGGCGCTGGTGCTTCCCGCCGAATGGAACCACTTCATCCGGTCCTATGACGCCGCTGGAGCGACCGAGAAGATCGAGATAGCCGAAAGACTGCGCCTGCTGGCCGAGAAAGCCAGACAGGCTCTCGAGGACGCCAACGAGCGGGGATACGATCCCGTCATCATCGTGCCGGGCGAATGGCGCCTGCTCACCCAGACGCTGATGATCCACCACAACTGCCGCATTCCAGTGCTGGCGGCGGAGGAGATCGACAGGGATATAACGATCGAAACCATCGGAGAGATCGGGCAAATCCGGAACGCTGCGGGCTCCAAACAGAGGCCGGGCTGA
- a CDS encoding EscT/YscT/HrcT family type III secretion system export apparatus protein, with protein MGPDHLPLVGIEVAAPAAAMLGAARALGILLIFPIFSLFSIVGILRFGLAIGLSAPSVAFAYSVLAIGDTSWFDLAALSMKELCFGALIGMGLGIPFWAAQAAGDMTDVYRGANAANLFDQINALETAPLGSLMMSIALVIFVSAGGIIDLVAIFYKSFEFWPLFKLMPAMPDDPLDMILGVFGRLFKAAGLLAAPFMIVTCALELSLAFVGRSSKQFPLNDSLPAIKNFAVVVILVIYTAFISSYFHDLWIDGFNEVKAMLEVTHGQK; from the coding sequence ATGGGGCCGGATCATCTTCCGCTCGTCGGCATCGAGGTCGCGGCACCGGCCGCAGCCATGCTCGGCGCCGCCCGCGCGCTCGGGATCCTGCTGATCTTCCCGATCTTCTCGCTGTTCAGCATCGTCGGCATTCTGCGTTTCGGCCTGGCAATCGGCCTTTCGGCGCCCTCCGTCGCCTTCGCCTATTCGGTGCTGGCTATCGGAGATACGTCCTGGTTCGATCTGGCCGCCCTTTCGATGAAGGAACTTTGCTTCGGGGCGCTCATCGGCATGGGGCTCGGCATTCCCTTCTGGGCGGCCCAGGCGGCGGGCGATATGACCGATGTCTATCGCGGGGCCAATGCCGCCAATCTCTTCGACCAGATCAACGCGCTGGAAACCGCGCCGCTCGGCTCGCTGATGATGTCGATCGCCCTGGTGATTTTCGTCAGCGCCGGCGGCATCATCGATCTGGTCGCGATTTTCTACAAGTCGTTCGAGTTCTGGCCGCTCTTCAAGCTCATGCCCGCCATGCCCGACGATCCGCTCGACATGATCCTCGGTGTATTCGGCCGGCTGTTCAAAGCGGCCGGATTGCTTGCCGCCCCGTTCATGATCGTCACCTGCGCGCTCGAATTGTCGCTGGCCTTCGTTGGCCGCTCGTCGAAACAATTCCCGCTGAACGATAGCCTGCCGGCCATCAAGAACTTCGCGGTCGTGGTCATTCTCGTCATCTACACGGCCTTTATCTCCAGCTATTTCCACGATCTCTGGATCGACGGATTCAACGAGGTGAAAGCCATGCTGGAGGTGACCCATGGCCAAAAATGA
- the sctR gene encoding type III secretion system export apparatus subunit SctR — translation MEQSFPLAQSLVAMAAISMLPVIAVIATSFTKISVVLLIVRNAIGIQQTPPNLLVFAIAIVLSAFVMNPVLQNSWQLLLAHSGDFGTVSGMADGMSKVAAPLKDFMLKFSDAEVRDFFVQASQKIWANAPATPIASDDITVLTPSFLVSELTRAFEIGFLIYLPFLMIDFAVSAILVALGMQMMSPTVVSTPLKLLLFVSIDGWRRLLEGLVLSYAQ, via the coding sequence ATGGAACAGAGCTTTCCTCTTGCCCAGAGCCTTGTGGCGATGGCGGCGATCTCGATGCTGCCGGTCATTGCCGTGATCGCAACCTCCTTCACCAAGATTTCAGTCGTCCTGCTGATCGTGCGCAATGCGATCGGCATCCAGCAGACGCCGCCGAATCTCCTGGTCTTTGCGATTGCCATCGTGCTCTCGGCCTTCGTGATGAACCCGGTGCTGCAAAACAGCTGGCAATTGCTGCTCGCCCATAGCGGCGATTTCGGCACGGTCAGCGGCATGGCGGACGGCATGAGCAAGGTGGCGGCGCCGCTGAAGGATTTCATGCTGAAATTTTCCGACGCCGAGGTGCGCGACTTTTTCGTCCAAGCATCGCAGAAGATCTGGGCAAACGCGCCGGCAACCCCCATTGCCTCCGACGACATAACTGTGCTGACGCCGAGCTTCCTCGTTTCGGAACTGACGCGGGCCTTTGAAATCGGATTTCTGATTTATCTGCCCTTTCTGATGATCGACTTCGCCGTCTCCGCCATTCTGGTGGCGCTCGGCATGCAGATGATGTCCCCGACCGTGGTGTCGACACCGCTGAAGCTGCTGCTGTTCGTCTCGATCGACGGCTGGCGGCGATTGCTGGAAGGTCTGGTGCTGTCCTATGCGCAGTGA
- a CDS encoding EscU/YscU/HrcU family type III secretion system export apparatus switch protein — protein MAKNDDTEEKTLPPSRVKLDRLRREGQVPRSKEIPVAISVLAIAVYVTWGLPDILEDFTRSFDSGLQSAAGADLSDAVTVGLSETGVALLDLIWLPLAMGLAATILVSILDGQGFPVSFKHMSFDFTRLNPFEGIKRLFSLASIAEFVKGLVKFVLLAAAGGGAILYFLNSIFWSPLCGEACTLSTTAHLLGSILVIAAGIMVAAAFFDIRISRALFRHEHRMTKTEARREYKDTQGDPKLKSARRQIGAEMRSSPPRRQGPGRQ, from the coding sequence ATGGCCAAAAATGACGATACCGAGGAAAAAACCCTGCCGCCGAGCCGGGTGAAGCTCGATCGGCTCCGCCGCGAGGGCCAAGTTCCCCGCTCGAAGGAAATCCCGGTTGCGATCTCCGTCCTTGCCATCGCCGTCTACGTCACCTGGGGCTTGCCTGATATCCTCGAGGATTTCACCCGCAGTTTCGATAGCGGCCTGCAGTCCGCCGCGGGGGCCGACCTCTCCGACGCCGTCACTGTCGGCTTGAGCGAAACCGGCGTGGCCCTGCTCGATCTCATCTGGCTGCCGCTTGCCATGGGTCTTGCCGCGACCATCCTGGTGTCGATCCTCGACGGGCAGGGGTTTCCCGTATCGTTCAAACATATGAGCTTCGATTTCACCCGGCTCAATCCGTTCGAGGGCATCAAGAGGCTTTTTTCGCTCGCGAGCATCGCCGAGTTCGTCAAGGGGCTCGTCAAGTTTGTCCTGCTCGCCGCCGCCGGCGGCGGTGCGATCCTCTATTTCCTCAACAGCATCTTCTGGTCGCCTCTTTGCGGAGAAGCATGCACGCTCTCCACGACAGCCCATCTCCTCGGCTCGATCCTCGTCATTGCCGCCGGCATCATGGTGGCGGCGGCGTTTTTCGATATCCGCATTTCGCGCGCGTTGTTCAGGCACGAACACCGCATGACCAAGACCGAAGCGCGGCGCGAATACAAGGATACCCAGGGGGACCCGAAGCTGAAATCGGCGCGCCGGCAGATCGGCGCAGAAATGCGCAGCAGCCCGCCGCGCAGGCAAGGGCCAGGCCGGCAATGA